The genomic segment ACTCAACTGCAGTCGCTGCTCTTAAAGAAGCAGCAATACGAGGCTGAGTTGAAGGATATAGATAGGGCAATTAGCGAGATAGAGAAGCTGGCTCCGGATGCGAAGCTTTACAAGGCGGTTGGGACATTCCTAATACTAGTTAATAAGGATCAAGCAATGCAGGATCTAAAGGATAGGAAGGAATTGCTCGATCTACACATAAAAACATTGGCAAAGCAGGAGCAAATGCTTAGGAAACAGATGAGCGATATAGAGGCTAGGGTTAATAGTTTAATGCAGGGTGGTTCCGTTGGGGCAGGAGCGGCCCCCGGAGGAGGCTGATCTGGAGCGAATAATGGAGATAGCAAGCAGATTAACCACTGAGTACGTCATTAATAAGGTTCCCCGGGATTTCCTTGCAGGCATTAATGTAAAGATAGAGATGATTGATCCCGAGAAGCTTGTTTTATCCGTTAATGTGGACATAGATCTATTGGAGGGCAATGCCGAGGTCGTCGCCGATGATGCTTCCCAGTACTGCATAGGTATCTTGGATACATTAATTAACATGCATCTCGCCGGTCAACTCAATGGAAGAAGCAATGATGAGATCATTGCAATTATTCAGGGAAAAGCAAAGAATAGTGATAGCGGTTCATAGAAATCCCGACCTCGATGCAGTGGCGTCCTCCGCTTTGCTTAATTCATTTCTATCCTCAATCGGGAAAGAGACATGCCTCGCGGCTCAAGGCAAGCCGACAATGGAGGCGGCAACGCTGCTGAATGCCCTTGGAGTTTCCGTGAATTATGGTTCCTGCAACGCATCTGGATCCGTGCTTGTGGTTCTTGATTCCGCCTCTAATGTTCAATTGGGGAATGCCGTGGAGGAGAAACCGATTGCCGTGGTCGTGATCGATCATCACTCGGTGAGGAACATTAAGGGGGACATAGAGTTAATAGATGAAGCCTCGCCCAGCACTTTGGAGCTCGTGTATGAGTTAGTTAAGGCTGCCGGGTTTAAACCCGATTCAAGGATTGCCCAGCTCTGCTTGGCTGCATTAATAGATGAGACGGGCAGATTCTCTAGGGCTGGGGCTAGGACCCTCGAGGTGGCTGCTGAATTAATAAGGCTAGGCGCCTCATATAGTGATGCAGTATCCATAGTGAGGAGAGAGAAAGATGGCTCGACCAGAATGGCCATGCTTAAGGGCGTGCTTCGAATGAGGGCCTATAGGCATGGAGACACGGTGTATTGCGTCACTGCCGTAGATGCATTTGAGTCCTTGGTTGCGAATAAATTAATTGAATTGGGATGCAGCGCCGCATTTGTTGTATCAGATCACGAGGAAGAGATTAGAGTGATAGGGCGTGGAAGGGGCGTGGATGTGGCTTCAATTCTTCAAGCACTGGGGAGAAACGAGGCAGGGGAAGGCGGGGGCCACCGTGAGGCCGCGGCTCTCGTGATAAGGGATTCCACGGTGAATCACGTGATGGAGCAGCTAATTAAGTTCATTAAGTCGAGGGGGGCGTCGCCCATGGTTGAGAATCAGCAATTAAGGGGCCGCCGGCAAAAATAAATGATGAATCTGTTCCCCGATGTTTTTGGGAACCGATAATTTTTATTTATGAATTTAATGAATTGATTCGGCATGAGGAGGACGAGAGTTATTGAATATTATGATAATTTGTCGCGGTCATATCTTGATTTGTATGGTAGTGACGCTGCGAGGAAATATGTCGCGGCCCTTGACTTCTTGAAGAGGGGGGCCCGGGTACTGGATTTAGGGTGCGGCGCTGGGGTTGGGGCTGGCTATCTCGAGGGTGGCTTTCTATATGTTGGGCTTGACATATCTATGGGCATGCTGCGACTGGCTAAGTTGTGGGGAGTTGACTTGGTGTGCGGCGATGGCGGTATGTTACCGTTCCGCGACTCCGCTTTCGATGTAGTGATGCTTATCAATATAGTGGATTCAGATGCTGATGCTGATGTATTGTTTGAGGCGCGGCGGGTTGGGGGCTTATTATTGGGCGAGTCGCCTAGGGATAAGGATAATGAGTTCCTGAGGAGAATGGGAATAACGGTATTGGATAGACAAATGATTTTTTAACTTGGATAAATGATTTTTACTCCAGATCCGCCTCTTCTCAGCCCTAGAAGGCTATTGGCTAGCTTATCGGGTTCGAGTTAAGGCCATTGACTTTCTGTCCCAAAGGCTTGCCCGTCTCTTTATCGAGGAGCGAAGTAAATTGCTTAGATTATTTGCCGGCGTTGCGACGTTATGCTGAGCGATGGGTCTCCATATATTAAGTCCAGCGGCTCTGCTGGTGGTCTCCTATTCATTCTCTTGGCATCCTCCAAGGCTTCGCCGCTGAGCAGGTACTTTATTAGCCATGCTTTTTCCCTGATTGCTTCGTTTATTTTTTTATTGTTTGGGGGTATTTTCCCTATATATGTCATATTGGTCATCTCTTTATTACCTCTTTCGGGAAAAATAGGGAAAATAGGCGTTTAAAAGCCGATTGGTTAGATGGTTAGACCCTTAACATAGAGCTACCACAAGTTAAGTACTACTATGTTAGAATATATAGATCCAGTAAAATAAGGGCTAGACACCATTAAGATTAAAAACACGGTGCAGCACTGGTCACGTGCTGCTTAGATCAATGCTGTACATACCGGCCAATAAACCCAAGTATATACAGAGCGCCTTATCACTGCAAAACAAGCCGGACGCAGTGATTCTGGACTTGGAGGATGGAGTCCCCCACGACCAAAAGGATTCCGCCAGGCAATTAATACCGGAGGAAGCAAAGGCATTGCGAAGCGCTTACCCAACATTCATACGCATAAACTCGTATGGATCGCGGTGGTTCGATGATGACTTAAAGGTGGTTACCCACTGCGATGGCGTGCTGCTTCCCAAGGCCACCCCAGAGGGAGTTGCCGCCATAATAAGCAGATTAACTGCAATGGCCACTCCCATCCCAATAATACCCCTAATAGAAAGTGCAGTGGGCGTGGTCACGGCCCATGAAATGGCATCGATGAAACATGTCACGGCCATCGGATTCGGAGCAGGGGACCTAGCGATAGACCTGGGACTCACGTGGAGCAAGGATGGGTTGGAATACAGCTATGCACGGATGAAGATGCCCGTGGATGCCGCGGCTGCGGGAATAGTGGCCATAGATGGTGTGTACATGGATTTAGATGACTTAGAGGGATTCGAGAGGGATTCAAGCATAAGCAGGAGACTTGGATTCAAGGGTCGCCAAGTGGTTCACCCCAATCAAGTGCCAATAGCTAATAAGGTGTATGCCCCAACCGAATCCGAGGTTAATTGGGCAAGGAAAGTGGTTCAAGAATACGAGAAAGCAGCATTAACTGGCATAGGGGCAATACGAGTGGATAATGAATTGGTCGATTACATGCATTACAGGATGGCCAAGAGAATACTGGATACATATAATGAAATAATAAAAAGAAACCAGTGAGCTACCTCGCCCTTAAGGGGCTTCCCGCTTCCTTGCCCAGCCTGCATCGTCACGGGTAGTGGGCGGAGCTCCACGGGCGACTCCCGCATGCCTTGTCCATCGTAGGGCGTTGCACGCCTCTCACTCAACCTCAATTGGGCCTTTAACGCCCTCAACGCTCGTCGGTGTATGCTCTAAACCTAAACCCCACGATGGGCATCAGAAAAATAGGAACATCAAATATTTGTATTTCCCTCATCCCCGCCATAAATGGCGAGGCTTCCCCCATGCGTATAAAGGAATTACAATCTTTTTGCGGCGAGGAGAACATCTTCACTCAAGTTGATGGATTAAATATACATGGTTACGCCGCCATATACCTCTTCCAGGAATGCATTTGCGTCCTTTATATCATCAACTATATCAAGCAGATCCTCCTTCTTTACTCCATATGTTGCCGCAGCAAGGGGGCAGGCATATATATGGAATTTATCGCCAAAGGTGGATTTTAGGTCCGCCAATGCCTCAGGCCAGTTCTGCAGCTTGCCCTGCTGAAGCATATCCTTGGCATTATTGAAGAATATTCCGAGGTTCTTCTCGTACTCCTTTATCACTATTGAGTAATCCATTGCCTTCTCGCTCCACACCTTATTCGCAGTGTCCTTCCTGAATGCCACTAAGCCCTCATTAACCAAGTGAATCGTAACCCTCCACCCCATGGATAGGGCCGCGGCTGCATACACTACGACACAGCACACCCTATTGGCGGCGCCCGATGCGAATACTATGCCTAATTTTTTCTCCTCCATGAGGGAAGAGGTGATCGCCCCGGTTTCATATATGGTTCATTTAATGCAGAAAATACCGTTGAATGCAGAAAATGCTATATAGTTGAGAGAACCAGGGCCGCGGCGAAGCTTATGAAGTAACTGATGTCGGCTCCACCCATTATCGAGGAGAGCGGGCCAATGAATGGCACTAAGCCCCCCGTTGCCGCGTCTAGATTCATGAATGGCACTGATATGAGTAGGCCAATAATGTATGCAAGGAGTGGGCGAGTCCTGGCCTTTATGGGGGTCTCCACGTCCCGCCACGTCACGCTCCTCCTCAAGTAGTAGCTACCTATGATTACCCCGATCCAGGGAGTTATCCAGTAATCCAGTAGGAATAGGAATCCCTCGAAGTAGTTCTCGAAATTTAATCCACCAATCAAAGCGAGCGCTATGCCTGCAGCCACAGCCAGTATTGTTGCCCATTGCCTCTTTATTCGTGGATAAAGCACCACGGCGGATAACGAGTTAGTGTATAGGTTCAGCACGTTAGCCGCCAATGCGCCCAGGAAGAGCATTATTATCGCTAAAACCGCGTATGGGGATCCATACTCGCCCATTAGTTGCGCGAGAACCACTGGGGAACCGGAGGCGTTATTCATGGCGATACTGGCGAATAATCCAACTGCCTCGCTCAATGCGCTAGCTATTGCG from the Thermocladium sp. ECH_B genome contains:
- a CDS encoding prefoldin subunit beta yields the protein MSSLPPSVRADLEKLQELDTQLQSLLLKKQQYEAELKDIDRAISEIEKLAPDAKLYKAVGTFLILVNKDQAMQDLKDRKELLDLHIKTLAKQEQMLRKQMSDIEARVNSLMQGGSVGAGAAPGGG
- a CDS encoding peroxiredoxin, which codes for MEEKKLGIVFASGAANRVCCVVVYAAAALSMGWRVTIHLVNEGLVAFRKDTANKVWSEKAMDYSIVIKEYEKNLGIFFNNAKDMLQQGKLQNWPEALADLKSTFGDKFHIYACPLAAATYGVKKEDLLDIVDDIKDANAFLEEVYGGVTMYI